A genomic stretch from Lathyrus oleraceus cultivar Zhongwan6 chromosome 2, CAAS_Psat_ZW6_1.0, whole genome shotgun sequence includes:
- the LOC127120865 gene encoding late embryogenesis abundant protein At5g17165 — MAANSSSRSITGFGKRVFNQIWNSNSAPSPLPIASRRAAYSSLYDKNVDDHSHSGPVPDDVIQATQSTKYWAPHPQTGVFGPPGEQVTAGFHSASTADATAAVAAGGSVLEEKAWFRPISLEDLEKPHSHP, encoded by the exons ATGGCAGCCAATTCGAGTAGCCGATCGATCACTGGCTTCGGGAAGCGAGTTTTCAACCAGATCTGGAACTCCAACTCTGCACCTTCTCCTCTACCAATCGCATCTAG GAGGGCAGCATACAGTTCATTGTACGACAAGAACGTTGATGATCACAGTCACTCCGGGCCAGTCCCTGATGATGTGATCCAGGCAACTCAATCCACCAAATACTGGGCTCCACACCCACAGACTGGTGTATTTGGGCCCCCAGGCGAGCAAGTCACTGCTGGCTTCCATTCAGCCTCCACTGCGGATGCAACTGCTGCCGTTGCTGCAGGAGGCTCAGTGCTTGAGGAGAAGGCTTGGTTTCGCCCCATCAGCCTTGAGGACTTGGAGAAGCCCCACTCCCATCCTTAA